A part of Agromyces protaetiae genomic DNA contains:
- a CDS encoding ABC transporter permease, protein MTPTTAPKSTTTPAPAGATPSTTAFQSIEAGKPRFARLRGSLQQLLAAASLVVIVVFFSIANEHFFTANNLVSILTAATVTGILALGTTFVIITGGIDLSIGTGMVLCGVMAGVFLTYWGWPLWAGVLATVLFGGLIGLINGTNISILGIPPFIATLGMMLIASGLSLVISGTKPIYFNDTPSSSRS, encoded by the coding sequence ATGACCCCCACCACCGCACCGAAGTCGACCACGACGCCGGCACCCGCCGGGGCGACGCCGTCGACGACCGCCTTCCAGTCGATCGAGGCCGGCAAGCCCCGCTTCGCCCGGCTCCGCGGGTCGCTCCAGCAGCTCCTCGCCGCTGCGAGCCTCGTCGTCATCGTCGTGTTCTTCTCGATCGCGAACGAGCACTTCTTCACGGCCAACAACCTCGTCTCGATCCTCACGGCTGCGACCGTGACGGGCATCCTCGCCCTCGGCACGACGTTCGTCATCATCACGGGCGGCATCGACCTCTCGATCGGCACCGGAATGGTGCTGTGCGGCGTCATGGCCGGTGTCTTCCTCACCTACTGGGGCTGGCCGCTCTGGGCAGGCGTCCTCGCGACCGTCCTCTTCGGCGGACTTATCGGCCTCATCAACGGCACGAACATCTCGATCCTCGGCATCCCGCCGTTCATCGCGACGCTTGGCATGATGCTCATCGCCTCGGGCCTCTCGCTCGTCATCTCGGGCACGAAGCCGATCTACTTCAACGACACCCCGAGTTCCAGCAGATCATGA
- a CDS encoding FAD-binding oxidoreductase, translated as MPYDVLGRLREELGDQLTTDPAALDATRDDRSGLRSPATPLALVRARSVEAVQATLRIATATGTPVVPRGAGTGLAGGAVASEGAIVLDVSGMRRILEIDEANELAVVEPGVINADLDDALAPLGLWYSPDPASRAISSIGGNIATNAGGLLCAKYGVTREAVLGLAVVLADGRLVRTGHRTVKGVTGYDLTALLTGSEGTLGVIVEATVRVRPRRTGDPVTVAAAFPDVEAAAVACAGVTAARIRPALLELVDPLGLARVAEFLGADALTGTPLETVAPGETFLIAQADGSDAVAEGLAIAEVFASAGGRVTTSTDAATGERLLEIRRAMHPALASRGQVLIEDVAVPRSRLPEMFRAIEEIGRRRGVEIPTLAHAGDGNLHPNFVFEGDEVPAEVWAAADDLFRAAVALGGTLTGEHGVGILKRRWLRDELGDDQFELQRAIKAVFDPAGILNPGVMFEQLSTPAAENAQAASAPR; from the coding sequence ATGCCCTACGACGTGCTCGGCCGGCTCCGCGAGGAGCTCGGCGACCAGCTGACGACCGACCCCGCGGCCCTCGACGCGACGCGCGACGACCGCTCCGGCCTCCGCAGCCCCGCGACTCCGCTCGCGCTCGTGCGCGCGCGCTCGGTCGAGGCCGTGCAGGCGACCCTCCGCATCGCGACCGCGACGGGCACCCCCGTCGTGCCGCGCGGCGCGGGCACGGGGCTCGCGGGCGGCGCCGTCGCGAGCGAGGGCGCGATCGTCCTGGATGTCTCGGGCATGCGCCGCATCCTCGAGATCGACGAGGCGAACGAACTGGCCGTCGTCGAGCCCGGTGTGATCAACGCCGACCTCGACGATGCGCTCGCCCCGCTCGGACTCTGGTACTCGCCCGACCCCGCGAGCCGCGCGATCTCCTCGATCGGCGGCAACATCGCGACGAACGCCGGCGGCCTCCTGTGCGCGAAGTACGGCGTCACCCGCGAGGCCGTGCTGGGGCTCGCGGTCGTCCTCGCCGACGGGCGGCTCGTCCGCACCGGCCATCGCACCGTCAAGGGCGTCACGGGCTACGACCTCACAGCGCTCCTCACGGGCAGCGAGGGCACGCTCGGCGTCATCGTCGAGGCGACCGTGCGCGTCCGCCCGCGCCGCACCGGCGACCCCGTGACCGTCGCTGCCGCCTTCCCCGACGTCGAGGCCGCGGCCGTCGCGTGCGCGGGCGTCACGGCGGCACGCATCCGGCCGGCGCTCCTCGAGCTCGTCGACCCGCTCGGTCTCGCGCGCGTCGCCGAGTTCCTCGGCGCCGACGCGCTCACGGGCACGCCCCTCGAGACCGTCGCCCCGGGCGAGACCTTCCTCATCGCGCAGGCCGACGGGAGCGATGCCGTCGCCGAGGGCCTCGCGATCGCCGAAGTGTTCGCGTCGGCGGGCGGCCGGGTCACGACGTCGACGGATGCCGCGACGGGGGAGCGCCTCCTCGAGATCCGCCGGGCGATGCATCCGGCCCTCGCGTCGCGCGGTCAGGTGCTCATCGAAGACGTCGCGGTGCCGCGTTCGCGGCTTCCCGAGATGTTCCGGGCGATCGAAGAGATCGGTCGCAGGCGCGGCGTCGAGATCCCGACCCTCGCGCACGCGGGCGACGGCAACCTGCACCCGAACTTCGTGTTCGAGGGCGACGAGGTGCCCGCCGAGGTGTGGGCCGCGGCCGACGACCTCTTCCGGGCCGCGGTCGCGCTCGGCGGCACGCTCACGGGCGAGCACGGGGTCGGCATCCTCAAGCGCCGCTGGCTCCGAGACGAGCTCGGCGACGATCAGTTCGAGCTGCAGCGGGCGATCAAGGCCGTCTTCGATCCCGCCGGCATCTTGAACCCCGGGGTCATGTTCGAGCAGCTGTCCACACCAGCCGCTGAGAACGCCCAGGCGGCGTCCGCTCCCCGCTAG
- a CDS encoding PrsW family intramembrane metalloprotease produces the protein MTYLSAPPQNPYPALRPVPLPPAKPRSGGAIGAIVGICIAGVVGLVVIAYLVFVLGAPSTLVATVLALIPLTLVLLAVRWVDRWEPEPRWALWFAFLWGAAVSIAIALLVDLGVQIAAAVLHPESGTDEVIQAVVQAPIVEEFAKGVGVLLIYAFARSHFDGPVDGLVYAATVAAGFAFTENAQYFGIALLEGGAEHLGMVFVMRGIFSPFAHVIFTACTGIALGLGARRGAGASIILWFFAGLVPAILLHALWNGSLAFGDTAILLYFVVQVPIFAGVIGLTVYFRRQEAKLTRARLGEYAAAGWLTPGEVDALATSAGRRQAIRWARSTHPPRVAEVKALIADATTLAFNRQMIVARRGDVRRVQDERELLDRVSRRRAALLTRV, from the coding sequence GTGACCTACCTGAGCGCGCCCCCGCAGAACCCCTACCCGGCTCTCCGGCCGGTCCCGCTGCCGCCCGCCAAGCCGCGCAGCGGCGGGGCGATCGGGGCGATCGTCGGCATCTGCATCGCGGGCGTCGTCGGTCTCGTCGTCATCGCGTACCTCGTGTTCGTCCTCGGCGCGCCGAGCACGCTCGTCGCGACGGTGCTCGCGCTCATCCCGCTCACGCTCGTGCTGCTGGCGGTGCGATGGGTCGACCGCTGGGAGCCCGAGCCGCGCTGGGCGCTCTGGTTCGCGTTCCTGTGGGGCGCCGCCGTGTCGATCGCGATCGCGCTGCTCGTCGACCTCGGCGTGCAGATCGCGGCCGCGGTCCTCCACCCCGAGAGCGGCACCGACGAGGTCATCCAGGCCGTCGTGCAGGCCCCCATCGTCGAAGAGTTCGCGAAGGGCGTCGGCGTCCTCCTCATCTATGCGTTCGCCCGATCGCACTTCGACGGCCCCGTCGACGGTCTGGTCTACGCGGCGACCGTCGCAGCCGGCTTCGCGTTCACCGAGAACGCACAGTACTTCGGCATCGCGCTCCTCGAGGGCGGTGCCGAACATCTCGGCATGGTCTTCGTCATGCGCGGCATCTTCTCGCCGTTCGCCCACGTCATCTTCACGGCATGCACGGGCATCGCCCTCGGGCTCGGCGCGCGGCGCGGCGCCGGCGCGAGCATCATCCTGTGGTTCTTCGCGGGCCTCGTGCCGGCGATCCTCCTGCATGCCCTGTGGAACGGGTCGCTCGCGTTCGGCGACACCGCGATCCTGCTGTACTTCGTCGTGCAGGTGCCCATCTTCGCCGGCGTCATCGGTCTCACCGTCTACTTCCGACGGCAGGAGGCGAAGCTCACGCGTGCGCGGCTCGGCGAGTACGCGGCGGCCGGGTGGCTCACGCCCGGCGAGGTCGACGCGCTCGCGACGTCCGCGGGCAGGCGCCAGGCGATCAGGTGGGCGCGCTCGACGCATCCGCCGCGCGTCGCCGAGGTCAAGGCGCTCATCGCGGATGCCACGACGCTCGCCTTCAACCGGCAGATGATCGTCGCCCGCCGCGGCGACGTACGGCGCGTGCAAGACGAGCGCGAACTGCTCGACCGCGTCTCGCGGCGGCGGGCGGCACTGCTCACGCGGGTCTGA
- a CDS encoding FKBP-type peptidyl-prolyl cis-trans isomerase gives MTDTNSKPEIDAPEGPAPEDLVIEDLVIGDGAEATPGSTVDVHYLGVEYDSGEEFDSSWSRGQSINFPLQALIAGWQEGIPGMKVGGRRKLTVPPHKAYGPAGGGHRLSGQTLIFVIDLLGVS, from the coding sequence ATGACCGACACGAACAGCAAGCCCGAGATCGACGCGCCTGAAGGTCCCGCGCCCGAAGACCTCGTCATCGAAGACCTCGTCATCGGCGACGGGGCCGAGGCCACGCCCGGCTCCACGGTCGACGTGCACTACCTCGGCGTCGAGTACGACTCCGGCGAAGAGTTCGACTCGTCCTGGAGCCGCGGGCAGTCCATCAACTTCCCGCTGCAGGCGCTCATCGCCGGCTGGCAGGAGGGTATCCCCGGCATGAAGGTCGGCGGGCGCCGCAAGCTCACCGTCCCGCCGCACAAGGCCTACGGGCCTGCGGGCGGCGGCCACCGTCTGAGCGGCCAGACGCTCATCTTCGTCATCGACCTGCTCGGCGTGAGCTGA
- a CDS encoding RbsD/FucU family protein — MSSTLDPTSQGRETHVLSGIHPILTGDLLAALDRLGHGDELVVADANFPAHRSGVTVVEIPGHPSPDVVEAIRTVVPVDAYEDEAVLLMGIAARPDGSEATGARDVQLDLRAAAAAAPDRVGTLERFAFYDRAARAGLVVRTGEQRPYGNLILRKGVVAPYTGRAAA, encoded by the coding sequence ATGAGTAGTACACTCGACCCGACATCTCAAGGAAGAGAGACCCACGTGCTGAGCGGCATCCATCCGATCCTCACCGGCGACCTGCTCGCCGCGCTGGACCGGCTCGGCCACGGCGACGAACTCGTCGTCGCCGACGCGAACTTCCCGGCCCACCGGTCGGGCGTGACCGTCGTCGAGATCCCCGGGCATCCGTCGCCCGACGTCGTCGAGGCGATCCGCACCGTCGTCCCCGTCGACGCCTACGAAGACGAGGCCGTGCTGCTCATGGGCATCGCCGCGCGGCCTGACGGGAGCGAGGCCACGGGCGCCCGCGACGTGCAGTTGGACCTGCGCGCGGCCGCCGCGGCCGCCCCCGACCGCGTCGGCACCCTCGAGCGCTTCGCCTTCTACGACCGGGCGGCGCGAGCCGGGCTCGTCGTCCGCACGGGGGAGCAGCGCCCCTACGGCAACCTCATCCTCCGCAAGGGCGTCGTCGCCCCGTACACCGGGAGGGCTGCCGCATGA
- a CDS encoding FadR/GntR family transcriptional regulator: MAVTDEAILKIKEMIIQGALAPGDRLPPEKELSERLGLSRSSLREAVKALEVIRVLDVRRGDGTYVTSLEPRLLLEAMSFVVDLHDDQSVLEILAVRRVLEAHASALAARHAGPDDLEHLREVVESVDRAADVESLVAHDLEFHRGIAESTGNAYLASLIDSLSSHTVRARIWRGITQEVAVDRTLAEHHQILDAIAAGDADLAHALTVVHVSGVEQWLRSAL; the protein is encoded by the coding sequence ATGGCCGTCACCGACGAGGCGATCCTCAAGATCAAAGAGATGATCATCCAGGGCGCCCTCGCGCCCGGCGATCGACTCCCGCCCGAGAAAGAGCTGAGCGAACGACTCGGCCTCTCGCGTTCGTCGCTCCGCGAAGCCGTCAAGGCGCTCGAGGTCATCCGCGTGCTCGACGTGCGCCGCGGCGACGGCACCTATGTCACAAGCCTCGAACCGAGACTCCTCCTCGAGGCGATGTCGTTCGTCGTCGATCTGCACGACGACCAATCCGTGCTCGAGATCCTCGCCGTGCGACGCGTCCTCGAGGCGCACGCCTCCGCCCTCGCAGCCCGTCACGCCGGCCCCGACGACCTCGAACATCTCCGCGAGGTCGTCGAGAGCGTCGACCGCGCCGCCGATGTCGAGAGCCTCGTCGCCCACGACCTCGAGTTCCACCGCGGCATCGCCGAATCGACCGGCAACGCGTACCTCGCGAGCCTCATCGATTCGCTCTCGAGCCACACCGTGCGCGCGCGCATCTGGCGCGGCATCACGCAAGAGGTCGCCGTCGACCGCACGCTCGCCGAACACCACCAGATCCTCGACGCGATCGCCGCGGGCGACGCCGACCTCGCGCACGCGCTCACGGTCGTCCACGTGAGCGGTGTCGAGCAGTGGCTGCGCAGCGCGCTCTGA
- a CDS encoding ABC transporter substrate-binding protein: MFKKRSIGVVAGLAAAALMLAGCASAGGDPASGGGDDGGKPYIALISKGFQHQFWQAVKAGAEQAAEEFDVEITFEGPDTEADVDQQIQMLQTALDKSPSAIGFAALDSQAAGPLLQQAKDSNIPVIAFDSGVDSDIPLTTASTDNLAAAAEAAKHMVEAIGGEGKVAIVAHDQTSVTGVQRRDGFVDYIEKNAPNVEIVDIQYGGGDQAKSADLAKAIIAANPDLKGIYGTNEGSAIGVVQAVKELAIDPANLAVVGFDSGKAQMDAIRDGLMLGAITQNPVGIGYETVKAAVQAINGETLPKTIDTGFYWYDKSNIDDDKIQAVLYE, translated from the coding sequence ATGTTCAAGAAGCGTTCGATCGGGGTCGTCGCCGGCCTCGCGGCCGCAGCCCTCATGCTCGCCGGTTGCGCGAGCGCCGGCGGCGACCCCGCTTCGGGAGGCGGCGACGACGGCGGCAAGCCGTACATCGCGCTCATCTCGAAGGGCTTCCAGCACCAGTTCTGGCAGGCCGTCAAGGCAGGCGCCGAGCAGGCCGCCGAGGAGTTCGACGTCGAGATCACCTTCGAAGGCCCCGACACCGAAGCCGACGTCGACCAGCAGATCCAGATGCTGCAGACGGCCCTCGACAAGAGCCCGTCGGCGATCGGCTTCGCAGCCCTCGACAGCCAGGCCGCAGGCCCTCTCCTGCAGCAGGCGAAGGACTCGAACATCCCCGTCATCGCGTTCGACTCGGGCGTCGACAGCGACATCCCGCTCACCACCGCATCGACCGACAACCTCGCCGCCGCCGCTGAAGCGGCCAAGCACATGGTCGAGGCGATCGGCGGCGAGGGCAAGGTCGCGATCGTCGCGCACGACCAGACCTCGGTCACGGGCGTGCAGCGCCGCGACGGCTTCGTCGACTACATCGAGAAGAACGCACCGAACGTCGAGATCGTCGACATCCAGTACGGCGGCGGCGACCAGGCGAAGTCGGCCGACCTCGCGAAGGCCATCATCGCGGCGAACCCCGACCTCAAGGGCATCTACGGCACCAACGAGGGCTCGGCGATCGGCGTCGTGCAGGCCGTCAAGGAGCTCGCGATCGACCCCGCGAACCTCGCGGTCGTCGGCTTCGACTCGGGCAAGGCCCAGATGGACGCCATCCGCGACGGCCTCATGCTCGGCGCGATCACGCAGAACCCCGTCGGCATCGGCTACGAGACCGTGAAGGCCGCCGTTCAGGCGATCAACGGCGAGACCCTGCCGAAGACGATCGACACGGGCTTCTACTGGTACGACAAGTCGAACATCGACGACGACAAGATCCAGGCCGTCCTCTACGAGTGA
- a CDS encoding amidohydrolase family protein codes for MSADTTLHGVEHVLDAHLHIWDRSRSAYPWITPAVGVLDRDVLPSEARAALVGSGVDRAILVQADDSLDDTRYLLEVAHAEPWVAGVVGWVPLDDEAAARAALDGFADEGMLRGIRHLVHDDPRDDFLELPAVRASLTAVAAEGLVFDVPDAWPRHLGATRRLAEALPQLTVVVDHLGKPPLGSADPAEFEAWLAEFRAVAALPNTVAKFSGLHLPGVAFHEASVGALLELALDAFGADRLMYGGDWPMSLGHGGYAPTWAVMRAALDGLAPDECAAILHDTAERVYLNADIRPIHPISDDSSRNHLETSGNIR; via the coding sequence GTGAGCGCCGACACGACCTTGCACGGCGTGGAGCACGTCCTCGACGCGCACCTCCACATCTGGGACCGCTCGCGCAGCGCCTACCCGTGGATCACGCCCGCCGTCGGCGTCCTCGACCGAGACGTCCTGCCCTCCGAGGCGCGCGCCGCGCTCGTCGGGTCGGGCGTCGACCGCGCGATCCTCGTGCAGGCCGACGACTCCCTCGACGACACGCGCTACCTCCTCGAGGTCGCGCACGCCGAGCCGTGGGTCGCCGGGGTCGTCGGGTGGGTTCCGCTCGACGACGAGGCCGCGGCGCGCGCCGCGCTCGACGGGTTCGCAGACGAGGGGATGCTCCGAGGCATCCGTCATCTCGTGCACGACGACCCGCGCGACGACTTCCTCGAGCTGCCCGCAGTGCGCGCGTCGCTCACGGCGGTCGCCGCCGAAGGGCTCGTCTTCGACGTGCCCGACGCGTGGCCGCGCCACCTCGGGGCGACGCGCCGGCTCGCCGAGGCGCTGCCGCAGCTCACGGTCGTCGTCGACCACCTCGGCAAGCCGCCGCTCGGGTCGGCCGACCCGGCCGAGTTCGAGGCGTGGCTCGCCGAGTTCCGTGCCGTCGCGGCGCTTCCGAACACGGTCGCGAAGTTCTCGGGGCTGCACTTGCCGGGGGTGGCGTTCCACGAGGCGAGCGTCGGAGCCCTGCTCGAGCTCGCCCTCGACGCGTTCGGCGCCGACCGGCTCATGTACGGCGGCGACTGGCCGATGTCGCTCGGGCACGGCGGCTACGCGCCGACGTGGGCGGTGATGCGCGCGGCGCTCGACGGGCTCGCGCCCGATGAGTGCGCGGCGATCCTCCATGACACTGCCGAGCGCGTGTATCTCAACGCAGATATCAGACCAATTCACCCGATTTCGGACGATTCGAGTCGTAACCATCTTGAAACCTCAGGAAACATCCGATGA
- a CDS encoding sugar ABC transporter ATP-binding protein: MSDHETSATTTPLLELEGVSKGFPGVQALDDVRLDLRHGEVLALVGENGAGKSTLMKLLAGIYTPDSGTFRINGRELVLDGPRNAQEQGISIIHQEFNLMPDLTVAQNIFIGREQRQGGLFLNDRALNRRAQELFDRLGLALDPAECVEHLTVARQQMVEIAKALSFDAKVLIMDEPTAALNDAEVDVLFQLIERFRSPETGVIYISHRMEELSRISDRITVLRDGKYIDTLTTADTTQREVISLMVGRQISGEARPAAIRDDAPVVLSVRGLTTKALLRDVSFDVRAGEILGFAGLMGAGRTEVARAIVGADKLQSGTIEFQGKEVQIQSPAEAAKLGIGYLSEDRKQLGVLLERSVRENIVLSSLTEYIGALGWVKDRKIEQTGREYVDKLRIKTPSTAQLVRNLSGGNQQKVVIAKWLAKDCDVLIFDEPTRGIDVGAKEEIYLLLRDLADEGKAIVMISSELPEVLRLSDRIAVMAEGRLTAVLDNADATQENLMDYATRFSAEGTIAR; the protein is encoded by the coding sequence ATGAGCGACCACGAGACATCCGCCACGACCACTCCGCTCCTCGAACTCGAGGGCGTCAGCAAGGGCTTCCCCGGTGTTCAGGCGCTCGACGACGTGCGACTCGACCTGCGCCACGGCGAAGTGCTCGCCCTCGTCGGCGAGAACGGCGCCGGCAAGTCGACCCTCATGAAGCTCCTCGCGGGCATCTACACGCCCGACTCGGGCACGTTCCGCATCAACGGCCGCGAGCTCGTGCTCGACGGCCCGCGGAACGCGCAGGAGCAGGGCATCAGCATCATCCACCAGGAGTTCAACCTCATGCCCGACCTCACGGTCGCGCAGAACATCTTCATCGGGCGCGAACAGCGCCAGGGCGGGCTCTTCCTCAACGACCGCGCGCTCAACCGCAGGGCACAGGAGCTGTTCGACCGGCTCGGCCTCGCGCTCGACCCCGCCGAATGCGTCGAGCACCTCACGGTCGCGCGCCAGCAGATGGTCGAGATCGCGAAGGCGCTCTCCTTCGACGCGAAGGTGCTCATCATGGACGAGCCGACCGCGGCGCTCAACGACGCCGAGGTCGACGTGCTCTTCCAGCTCATCGAGCGCTTCCGCTCGCCCGAGACGGGCGTCATCTACATCTCGCACCGCATGGAGGAGCTCTCGCGCATCTCCGACCGCATCACGGTGCTCCGCGACGGCAAGTACATCGACACTCTGACGACCGCCGACACGACCCAGCGCGAGGTCATCTCGCTCATGGTCGGCCGCCAGATCTCGGGCGAGGCGAGGCCCGCCGCGATCCGCGACGACGCCCCCGTGGTGCTGTCGGTGCGCGGACTCACGACGAAGGCACTGCTTCGGGATGTCTCGTTCGACGTCCGTGCCGGCGAGATCCTCGGGTTCGCGGGACTCATGGGCGCCGGCCGAACCGAAGTCGCCCGTGCGATCGTCGGCGCCGACAAGCTCCAGTCGGGCACGATCGAGTTCCAGGGCAAGGAGGTGCAGATCCAGAGCCCCGCCGAAGCGGCGAAGCTCGGCATCGGCTACCTCTCCGAAGACCGCAAGCAGCTCGGCGTCCTCCTCGAGCGGAGCGTCCGCGAGAACATCGTCCTCTCCTCGCTCACCGAGTACATCGGCGCGCTCGGCTGGGTGAAAGACCGCAAGATCGAGCAGACCGGCCGCGAGTACGTCGACAAGCTCCGCATCAAGACGCCCTCGACCGCACAGCTCGTCCGCAACCTCTCGGGCGGCAACCAGCAGAAGGTCGTCATCGCCAAGTGGCTCGCGAAGGACTGCGACGTCCTCATCTTCGACGAGCCGACGCGCGGCATCGACGTCGGCGCGAAGGAGGAGATCTACCTGCTCCTGCGCGACCTCGCCGACGAGGGCAAGGCGATCGTCATGATCTCCTCCGAACTGCCCGAGGTGCTGCGGCTCTCCGACCGCATCGCCGTCATGGCCGAGGGCCGGCTCACCGCCGTGCTCGACAACGCCGACGCCACCCAAGAGAACCTCATGGACTACGCCACCCGCTTCAGCGCCGAAGGAACGATCGCACGATGA
- a CDS encoding DNA-3-methyladenine glycosylase 2 family protein, with the protein MKTDASGPGPLADHVFAERYRAMQARDARFDGQFITGVHSTGIYCRPSCPAVSPKPENVSFYLTAAAAHEAGLRACKRCLPDAVPGSPEWDLRDDLAARAMRLIGDGVVEREGVPGLAARLGYTPRHLTRVLTAELGAGPLALARAHRAQVARSLLTSTDLPASDVAFASGFGSVRQFNDTIRAVYERSPLEVRAAARVRGGRAGAGSGSESERSIPDASLRGPAGVVVEFGDPGERRPGDGSTAEIGAGAGHPGVVRLRLPAREPFDAAGVFAWLAARALDGVEVAEAGVERYTRTLRLPSGAGLVSFEHIPGDAAIDIEARLASLADLPPLVARVRRLFDLDADAVAIDEALASDPRLAPSVAAVRGMRMPGALDAHELVFRALIGQQISVASARTALTRLAAELGERVEFAAAAETGAVDSTGSGASASPPSPSLLFPTAAAIAADGARVLRGPAARIRTIVDVAERLVSGALVVAPERERRELQTDLLAVPGIGPWTAGYLAMRITRAPDVLLVSDLALRNGAEALGLPSDARALEREGAAWAPWRSYASMHLWRAAADGAPEKTTENPPGSPVEDI; encoded by the coding sequence ATGAAGACGGATGCCTCGGGGCCGGGCCCGCTCGCCGACCACGTGTTCGCCGAGCGGTATCGCGCCATGCAGGCGCGCGACGCGCGGTTCGACGGGCAGTTCATCACGGGCGTGCACTCGACGGGCATCTACTGCCGCCCGAGCTGCCCCGCGGTGTCGCCGAAGCCCGAGAACGTCTCGTTCTACCTCACTGCCGCCGCCGCCCACGAGGCGGGGCTCCGCGCGTGCAAGCGGTGCCTGCCCGACGCCGTTCCCGGCTCCCCCGAGTGGGATCTCCGCGACGACCTCGCCGCGCGCGCCATGCGGCTCATCGGCGACGGCGTCGTCGAGCGCGAGGGAGTGCCGGGGCTCGCCGCCCGCCTCGGCTACACGCCCCGCCACCTCACGCGCGTGCTCACCGCCGAACTCGGCGCCGGCCCGCTCGCGCTCGCGCGCGCGCACCGCGCGCAGGTCGCGCGCAGCCTGCTGACATCCACCGACCTCCCCGCGTCCGACGTCGCGTTCGCGTCGGGGTTCGGCAGCGTGCGGCAGTTCAACGACACCATCCGCGCGGTCTACGAGCGGAGCCCGCTCGAGGTGCGCGCGGCGGCGCGCGTGCGCGGCGGGCGAGCGGGGGCGGGTTCGGGTTCGGAGTCGGAGCGCAGCATTCCGGATGCCTCGCTGCGCGGGCCTGCGGGCGTCGTCGTCGAATTCGGCGACCCCGGCGAACGGCGACCCGGCGACGGCTCGACCGCCGAGATCGGCGCGGGCGCCGGCCACCCTGGCGTCGTACGGCTCCGCCTCCCCGCGCGGGAGCCGTTCGACGCGGCGGGGGTGTTCGCCTGGCTCGCTGCGCGTGCGCTCGACGGAGTCGAGGTCGCCGAGGCGGGCGTCGAGCGGTACACCCGCACGCTGCGCCTCCCCTCCGGTGCCGGCCTCGTCTCGTTCGAGCACATCCCGGGCGACGCCGCGATCGACATCGAAGCACGGCTCGCGTCACTCGCCGACCTGCCGCCGCTCGTCGCCCGCGTACGGCGCCTGTTCGACCTCGACGCCGATGCCGTCGCGATCGACGAGGCGCTCGCGTCCGACCCGCGACTCGCCCCTTCGGTGGCGGCCGTGCGCGGGATGCGCATGCCGGGCGCACTCGACGCGCACGAACTCGTGTTCCGGGCGCTCATCGGGCAGCAGATCTCGGTCGCCTCGGCGCGCACGGCGCTCACGCGGCTCGCCGCCGAGCTCGGCGAGCGGGTCGAGTTCGCGGCGGCTGCCGAGACGGGTGCCGTCGATTCGACCGGTTCCGGGGCATCCGCCTCTCCGCCGTCGCCATCGCTCCTCTTCCCGACCGCCGCCGCGATCGCCGCCGACGGTGCTCGCGTGCTTCGCGGCCCTGCTGCCCGCATCCGCACGATCGTCGACGTCGCAGAACGTCTCGTGTCGGGCGCCCTCGTGGTCGCCCCCGAGCGCGAGCGTCGCGAGCTCCAGACCGACCTGCTCGCCGTCCCGGGCATCGGACCGTGGACGGCCGGCTACCTCGCAATGCGCATCACACGGGCGCCCGATGTGCTGCTCGTGAGCGATCTCGCGCTCCGCAACGGCGCCGAAGCGCTCGGGCTTCCGTCCGATGCTCGAGCGCTCGAGCGCGAGGGTGCCGCATGGGCGCCGTGGCGCAGCTATGCGTCCATGCACCTGTGGCGCGCCGCCGCCGACGGAGCGCCCGAGAAGACGACCGAGAATCCGCCGGGTTCCCCTGTGGAAGACATCTGA
- a CDS encoding ABC transporter permease, giving the protein MNLSIIPGIRFPLGVLIFIVLIVVAALLLSKTIVGRYTFSIGSNEAATALSGVNVRRWKIIIYTLAGLFVGVAGVLSASRLSSAQPTGGMGLELEAIAAVVIGGTSLQGGKGSIIGTVIGALIMAVLTNGLRIIAVPQEWQSVAVGVVILIAVYLDMLRRRRG; this is encoded by the coding sequence ATGAACCTGTCGATCATCCCCGGGATCCGCTTCCCGCTCGGCGTGCTGATCTTCATCGTGCTCATCGTCGTCGCGGCCCTCCTCCTCTCCAAGACGATCGTCGGCCGCTACACCTTCTCGATCGGCTCGAACGAGGCCGCGACCGCGCTCTCGGGCGTCAACGTCCGCCGCTGGAAGATCATCATCTACACCCTCGCGGGCCTCTTCGTCGGCGTCGCGGGCGTGCTCTCCGCCTCGCGCCTCTCATCGGCGCAGCCGACGGGCGGCATGGGCCTCGAACTCGAAGCCATCGCGGCCGTCGTCATCGGCGGCACGTCGCTCCAGGGCGGCAAGGGCTCGATCATCGGCACCGTCATCGGCGCGCTCATCATGGCGGTGCTCACCAACGGCCTCCGCATCATCGCGGTTCCCCAGGAATGGCAGTCCGTCGCCGTCGGCGTCGTCATCCTCATCGCCGTCTACCTCGACATGCTCCGCCGCCGGCGGGGCTGA